A segment of the Nitrosospira briensis C-128 genome:
ATTCCGAACGAAATGCGGACCGCTATATTTATCTGGCGCGCAATTATGCCGTCCTCAGCCAGAGGCGCAGCAAGCGGGATGCGAGCTCAGCCTTGCGGCTGATAGATGCCAGTGCGCCGCTGAAATCCTGGCATGTCAATTCCGATGGTTCAGCTACGCTATTGTTTGAAGCACGCGGGGAGCTGGCTGTCAGCGTGCCGATATCGTGCGCGCTGAGCATGGGTGGCAAGCCCTTGACCCCTCGCCGTGAAGGCCCGCATTCCATATATGCGGTACCCGCAGACAACGCATCCGGGGAATTTCAGCTTGAGTGTTGAAACGCAGCGAGAATCCTTGCTAAACGCACCTGCGCTAATGTTCCTGAGCGCGGTATTGCTGATTGCCTTCTGGGTTTTGTTTCCACGGCAGCCTGCATTCAGGGACCCGGCCAATCTCTCGGCAAAAGACGCCTTGTCAGTGGCTTACCTTCGCGTTCTTGTCCAGTCGGATCCCGGGAACGCTCCGTTGCGTTTGTCGTTCGTTCAGGTGCTGACAGAGGCGGGCATGACTGACGAGGCTGTTCTTGCTATCGATCCTTTGCGACACGCTCCGGAATCGAACCTCACCTATGAAATCCGCATGGCGGAGCTAAAACTGTCGCTGCAGCAGCTTTACCGGCATCCCGCCAAGGATGTCGAAGCGTCGTTGCGATCCCGCATCGCTGAACTCATCCCTTCACTTTTACGCATTTCGCATAATGACGACGAACTGGACCAGGTGGTAGTATTGGCGGAGCAGTTTGGGGAGCCCTCGGTATTGGCCGAAATCTTCGAGCAACTGCCTGTCCGGCGAAATGAATCTGGCGAAAGGAAAGCGCGTTGGCTTGTTTTCGCCGCAAAACAGCGTATAGCGGCCAATCAACCCAGGCTGGCCGCCCGCAATCTGTGCAAAGCGTTTGTGATTGAACGAATCTCGGCGAAGAAAAAGGAAATTGCGAGATCCTGCTTGCGCGCCTATCTTCAGGCGGGTATCGATCGCGAGGCGTTGAAGGCCGCAGTGCAAGTGCTGAACGGCGGTACTTCCGGCCCTGACAGTGTCAAGGGCGATGCGGAACTTTTGTTGCTGGGCGCCAATATTGCCGAGCCGCTCGAGGATCGCGAACATGCATTGGCCTGGCTGAAAAAATCGAGCGAATTATTGCCGGGAGACCTCGCGCTGGCCGAACGTGTTATACGATTGCAAATTTCGATGGGTTTGTTGGGTGAAAGTCTCTCTCGCGCGGCAGTGCTGCGATCATCCTTGGTGCTCGGCAGCGATCGCCACCGGTTGCTTGCCCATATTTATGACTGGAATGGACAACCAGACGATGCGCTGGCTCTATGGCTGTCTTTCGCGCTTCGTAAGGCCGATAACGAGGCGGAGACGCGAGCATTTGCACTTGCGCAGGCGAAACCGGATTACGATGCGCTGGTAAAATTGCTCGAGGCTGCCATGTCGCGCCGCAGGCTGACCGCGGACGAAGCGGCGGCTTACGTCAAGGCCGGTCTCAGCATTGCGCAGCCCTCGCATGTGGAACAGCAATTGCGGCGGCATGCGGAGCGCTTTGATAATCCTCCGCCGACAATGAAAGCATTGGCGGATTTATTGATTCTCCAGGGCAAGCCTCGTGCGGCGCTCAAAGTGTATGAGGAAATGCCCGATACGCGAGATGGACAGCAACAATTGGCGCTGGCTCGGGTATATGAAGAAGCGGGGGAAACACAAAAAAGCTTCGATCTGCTGCTTCATGGAATCAAATCTCCTGATCCAGCGTATGCCGAAGCGTACTGGTTATTACTGGCTAGAGTCTCTACGCAGTTGGGCCAGGATACCCATGCAAGCAAAGCCTACGAAAAGGCATTGGCGCTTCGGCCAAACGACGTGGAGATACTCGATCACCTGCAACGTCTGGCGGTACGCCATCGCGACGATAAAAAAAGCGAGCAACTTGCGCGTTATGGATGGGATCGGCTACGGCGTATAGAAGATTTGCAGCGGCTCATGCGTTTTTCATGGAAGCGAAAAAATCTGGAAGAGCTCGATCATTGGCTCTCCCTGGCCGAATCACTTCCTTCAGTAGCGCAGGCACCGGATTACTGGTATTTCCGATCCATGCGGAAAATGGCAAGCGGAGATCGAGACGCGGCGCGTCAGTCGTTGCGGGAGCTCTTGCGGCTGCGAGGTCCTGACCCTGAAGTTACCGAGGCAATGATCTGGCTGCTATTGTCCGACAAAAAAGTCGATCAGGTGTTGCTTGAGGCCATCGTTCGGCCGTACCGTAACCCATCCGGGAATCAATCGGTGGTAAACCCGCCGTTGACCGAAGCCCTGGCAGCGGCGGAGCAAATATTGGGCAAACCCGTTCAGGCAGCGGCGCGGTATTTGGGATCGTTGGAAACGAGGCCTCGGGATTTTTTGTGGACATTGATATTAGCCGATAATATGGAATGGTCGGGTTGCCTCGCCAACGCAAACCAGGTCCGCTTCAGCACCTTGCAAATGTTCGCTTCACAGCGTTTCGCCCAAACCGCGGTGGAATATCCCCCACGCCTGGCCGAATACTTTCGTGGACTGAAAGATCCACTGGCGCAGTCCGGCAATGCGGATAACCTGGAAAAATGGCAATCGATGCGCGAGCGCTGGGGTTTTACAAAAACGCTGGATAACGCGCGTTATTTTGCACTGCGGCGCGAGCGCGAGCGGCTGCAAACGCCAGCATGGGAGGCATTCGCCGATGCGGTGAAAAATAAGGATCATCCGGCGGTTTCTGCTCAATTATCCGCAATTTCCACTCATCTGGAGCAGCAGCCAGGCGGTCCTTCTTCCCCGAAAATATTGCCGTTATCCATAGATGACGTTGATCGGGCCAATCGATGGCTCGCGGGGGAAGCAGCGCCTAATCAAAGTTCTTTAAATACCGAATTGGAGGTATGTCGTGAAACCCTGGCAAAAATCCGTGAATTGCAGATGACGCCCAGCCCGGATAAGGAGCCTGCCAAACCATGAAAAAACCTTGGCTGGAAGGCATTGAGGTCATCAATGTCAATACGTCCGTCTCGGCCTGGGGTGGCTGGTTCGAGACATTTGTACTAACCGCGATTGTGATCGCGGCGTCGTTCATTACCCAGCAGCATGATCCTTTCCGGCTGAATGGCGGGTTTCCGTGGCCGCTTCTCGCTCCTTTGCTGGCAGGGTTACGGTATGGATTCGTCTATGGTTTTGTCAGTGCTTTGCTCATATTGGCAATATTAGGCGTGGCTATCAATCAGCAGTGGCAAATTGCGACCGGTTTTCCATTGCCATGGGCAATTGGCATTGTAGTCGTTGCGATGGTGGCGGGAGAGTTTCGCGATATGTGGGGACGCCGGTTACACCGGCTGGAGGGTGCCTATCAATATCGCGCCGAACGTCTGGAGGAATTCACGCGCAGTTATCAGTTATTACGCCTGTCGCATGATCGTCTGGAGCAGACTGTCGCCAACAGCGGATTTTCGCTGCGTGAAGGCATCATGAACCTGCAATCGACGCTCGATGCCATTGATGGATTGAGCCCATCTTCGTTACAGCGGCTTATCGAGTTCATAGCGGAATACGGTGCCCTGACGCAAGCATGCATCGTGGGGATAGCAGCGGACCGGATCGATACGGGCAGAATTCTGGCGTGCATCGGCGGAAATTTTTCGATAAATGACGATGACTCTGTGGTGACGCACGCGCTTGAGAGCGGCGAGCTGGCGGCAGTCAACCTGATAAACGAATATGCCATGGATCAGGACCAGTTACTGGCCGCTATTCCTCTGGCTGATTCAACCGGCGAAATTCACGCGCTGCTGGTGGTGAGATCCATGCCGTTCTTCGCTTTTCAAGAAAATAATTTAAGACTTATTGCGGTGCTTGCGGCGCACGGCGTCGACCATCTTCGTTTTGGCACAGCCAATTCTTCTGTCGGACGCTTTATTGCTTCGTTCGAGCGTGTGCATCAGGATTTTTTAAGATTCAAGCTCGATGCAACGCTCCTGCGGTTGTCTGGCGCTCCCGGCGATATCATGAGCGTTTATGGGCAACTGCCGTCTTCAGTCCGTGCTGTCGACCTGATGTGCATGGCTAAAGACAAGGAAAATCCGGTCATCTGGCTTCTGCTGCCCTTGACCGATACCGTGAACGCGCGAGCATGGATGCAGCGGGCGGATGATATTCTTGCACGAGTAACCAGCGACCTGATAGCCATTGGCGACATCGATCCGCAAACGATTCGTTCTCTGGAGCCGCACTGATGTATCGGCTGCCCATGCGATGGGGGGTGTCAGCCGAGGTACTGGCTGGTTTGCTGCTCTGGTTGAGTGCAAGTGCCTGGATAGCAAATTGGGCAGCGAACTGGATAGTGTTGGCGGCGGTGTTATCCCACTCTGTTTCATCCTATTTTCTTGCGCGGGGTTTCTGGCAATTGCTGCCGCGCCGTTACAAGCTGCCCGCCAGAAGAAGCTTGGGTTTTCTGGTTGCCTTTATATGGATTTTGCCGGTCCTCGGTGCGCTTGGTGTACTGTGGAGCATCACCAGCGCTTTACAACGTCCGCGCAGCCGTTCTTCCCACAATATAAAGATTGTTGCATTACCTGAACTGCCGTTTTCGCCCCCTGTCATTTTCCCGATACCGCCCTACAGCCAAGGCGCCTTGCGCCAGATTGTGCATTTTGCCGGACGGCCGTTGAAGCGGCTGAAGGCGGTGATGGCGACGCGGCATATGGCGCCGCGCGAAGCCATGACCATCTGGTCGAAGGCGACCTGCGATCCCGTCGATGATGTGCGATTGCTGGCTTACGCCATGAGAGACAGCAGCGAAAAAAAACTGACCGATCATATTTCGGCCCTGACTGAAACACTGCCGGACGTTCCGGTGCGCATGCGCAATGCCTGCCATAAAACGATTGCTGCTTTATGTTGGGAGCTGGTATATCACCGTCTGGTACAAGGTGCCGTGAAGCAGCATTGGCTGCAAACCGCACGGCACCATATGGAAGTTGTATTTGCCTCACCAGGCGATGCATCATCGCCTGGTGCACCAACTGTGCCGGATATTGCGGATAAACCTGGCGCATCCGTTATGTCCGATGCGGATAGCTGGCTTTTATACGGGCGTATTTTGCTGGAATCGGGCGATCTCGTGCTCGCTGGGAAAGCGTTTGCCAACGCGCGAGCTGGCGGAACGGATGAGCAGAAAATCCTACCGTGGCTTGCCGAAATAGCTTTCAATGAGCGAAGATTCCCGGAAGTGAAGGTTTATTTATCGACGCTGACGCGGCCCGGCGAGAGAGGGCACGAACTGGCTTTGGTAAGGGCGTGGTGGAACAAATGAATGACATCGTTCGAGCCAAGGCAGCCGGGACGTCGGCAGGAGCAGGATCAGTGGCAGATCCGGTGGCCGATATCGCCCTGTTACTGGAGGGTACCTACCCATACGTTCGGGGTGGCGTATCCTCATGGGTGCACCAGATCATCACTGGTTTGCCGGAAATCAAATTTGCCGTTATTTTTATCGGTGGCGAAAGGAAAATGTATGGTCCCGCGCAGTACCAATTCCCGCCCAACGTAACGCACGTTGAAACGCATTATTTGCTGCACCAGGATAAACCGCTTAAACCGAATGCGCGGAAAGGCGATCGCAGGGCTTTCTCGGAAATGGACGAGCTGCATGCGCACATGCGCCAGTCGTCGACAATGCCAGTCGAGAAAATGACAAAAGCGTTTTCCCGCCTGGGTTCCGCCGGTGGCATCAGTCACGAGGATTTTCTCTATAGCGAAGCTTCATGGGATTACATCACCCGGCAGTACCGCGAGCGCTGCACGGAACCCTCGTTTGTTGCCTATTTCTGGGCGATACGCGCCATGCACGCGCCTCTGTTCGTACTGGCGGATATTGCGGCCGGGCTGCCGCCAGTGCGCGCTGTACACGCCATCTCGACAGGGTATGCGGGATTGCTGGGTGCGATGATTCGCCTGCGCCGCAATATTCCCTTCGTGCTGACGGAACACGGTATCTATACAAAGGAACGGAAAATCGATTTGGCGCAAGCCACATGGATTCAGGATCACAATGACGACGTATGTAACACCCTGCATGATGAAATGGGATATATCCGTGGCCTCTGGATACGATTTTATGAACAGATCGGCCGCATGGCCTACGCGCAAGCATCGCCCATCGTCAGCCTGTACGAAGGCAATCGCCTGAGGCAGATTGCGGATGGGGCGGCGGCGGAAAAAACGCTCGTCATTACCAACGGAATCGATCTGCAGCGCTACCGGGTTGCGTTTGAAAAACGGCCTGAAAAAATTCCGCCGGTGCTGGGATTGATCGGCCGTGTGGTGCCCATCAAGGACATCAAGACATTTATTCGGACACTGCGCATGCTGGTCAATGAGCGGCCCGATGCGGAAGGATGGATTGCCGGCCCGGAAGATGAAGATCCATCCTATGTGAATGAGTGCAAGGAACTGGCATCGAGCCTCGGTTTACAAAATCACATCAGGTTCATGGGTTTTCAAAACGTACTTGAAATTCTTCCGCAGTTGGGTCTGATGGTATTGACCTCGATCAGCGAAGCGTTGCCCCTGGTCGTACTGGAGGCGTTTGCCAGCGGTGTTCCGTGTATCGCCACCGATGTAGGTTCATGCCGCGAGCTTATTGAGGGAAACAGCGAGGAAGACCGCGCCCTCGGCGCGGCGGGAAGTGTGGTTTTCATCGCCGACCCCGAGGGAACGGCGAAAGCGGCGCTCGAACTGCTCAATGACACCGCCAGATGGCACGCGGCGCAACAGGCTGGGCTTGAGCGCGTGAAGCGCTATTATGATGACAAGCTGATGTTCTCATCCTATCGGAATCTTTATGTGAAAGCATTGGATTCCGTGACGGATTCAGCTAAACCTGTGAAAGTGGCTTGAATATGGGCGGTATCGGTCTTGAAATTCGCAAAATGCTGGAGCGCGACAGCTATTGGTCGGTATTGCGCGCTTACGGCTATGCGGGTTTGGTCAGCGGCGGCCCGTGGGTATTATCTATTCTGAGCATCATGATGATCGGCATTCTTGCCGTCGCGCTGGGGGTTGCCCAGCGGGAAGTCAATGCCTTCCAGATCTGCGTAACCTACCTTATGGCGACTTCATTAATCTGGACCGGTGGCATGCAGTTGATGTTTACGCGCTTTGTCGCCGATCGGGCTTATGCAAGCGCCCAGGCTGAGGTGCTACCCAACTTGTTTGGCGTTCTTTCGATTACCATGGTGGGCGGCTTTCTGTGGGCTGCGCCTGCCATTTTCTGGTTTTTTACCGGACCATTTTTCCAGAATTTGTTATTACTGAGCAATTTTGTCGTACTCAGCGGCGCGTGGATCACGCTTATTTTTCTATCGGGAATGAAGGCCTATCGCCGCATAGTCCAGACATTGGGTAAAGGTTATTTGCTCGGCATCGCCGTAGCGCTTGCGGCATCGCCCTGGGAACTGAATGGGCTATTGCTGGGCGTGCTGACCGGCCATGCCTACCTGTTGTTTTCATTCCTGCACCACATTGTCCGCGAATATCCCGGAAGCACGCTGCTCAAGTTTGATTTTCTCAACCAACGCAGGAGTTTCTATAGTTTATTTGCTGTCGGTACCCTTTATTATCTGGCCGTCTGGGTCGACAAGTTCATATTCTGGTTTGTGCCGCATACTTCCGAGGCAGTCATCGGACCCTTGCGTGCTTCCATCATTTACGATCTCCCCATTTTTCTGGCTTATCTGTTCATTTTGCCCGGCATGGCCGTATTTCTGGTGAGCATGGAGGCTGATTTCGCACAGCAGCATGAGCGTTTTTACCGCGCAGTCCGTGAAGGCGATACGCTTATGCATATTGAATATAGGCGGGACCGGATGGTTTACGCTGCCCGGCAGGGAATCTACGAGATTTTCAAAGTGCAGGGCCTGACGGTCGTGCTGTGCCTGTTATGGGGCAGGGAGCTGCTGCATGCGGTGGGCATTTCCCCATTATATATACATTTATTCTATATCGATGTCGTTGCAGTCAGTGTGCAGGTGCTGTTGATGGCGATACTCAACGTGCTGTTCTATCTCGACGCCCGCCGCGAGGTGCTGATCATCACTGCGTGTTTCTTTATCACGAACCTGCTGTTCACCTTTGCCACATTGCACCTTGGCGCGGAAACTTTCGGTTATGGATTTGCCGCCTCGGTAACGCTGTCCGCGTTTCTCAGCCTCTTTATCCTTTCGCATAAATTCAACCGCCTGGAGTATGAAACATTCATGTTGCAGAATTAACATGATTACCAGCGGTGAAGAATTGAACAGGAAGCTGTCGATTGGCGGGAAACAGCTTCATTGAAATTAAGAACAGTCGACGTCGCGCAGGGGGTGCGGAAGGCGAGGCTTGACTTCGATTACGGCCGGGAATCCGTGCCGGAGCCAAAAATCGATTGAAGCCTTCCCCAACTGTACCTGCCTGATAGCGTTCATCCGACACGCAGCGGCGAACCGTATCAGATCTTGCCAGGGCTGGTTTTGGCAAACCGTGACCGTCCATCAGAATAACAGCCTCTATGCCCATAACGCCGCGCGAGACTGCCGTCCATCCCTCGACCAGAGGAGAAATACTGCTTACCGGGCCCCTCACGGCACTCTTCGCGACGTCGGTAGGGGTCATCGTCACCAATCTCTACGCTCCGCAGACCTTGATCGGCCTGATCGGTCCATCGCTTGGTCTCACCGATGCAAGCGGCGGGCTCGTCTCTATGGCAACCTTGCTCGGCTACGCCGTTGGCCTCTTCCTTTTGGTTCCGCTGGCCGATCTCCTGGAAAATCGCAAGCTGATCGTCCGGATGCTCGGATGCGCGGCAATAAGCGCGATTGCAACCGCCTTCGCTCCAAACGCGACTTTGCTGCTGGCGATTCTTTTCATTCTTGGGGCTGCGTGTTCCGCTATCCACATTCTGGTCCCCGTTGCCGCGTCCATGGTGCCGCCGGAGCAACGCGGCCGCGTTATCGGAGACGTCATGGGTGGGCTGATGATTGGCATTGTACTGTCGAGGCCGCTTGCGAGCGTCATTACCGACGCCTTTGGATGGCGCGTTTTTTACGGTGTGAGCGCTTTCGCCCTGGCGATGCTCACATTCACGCTTGCTGCGCGCCTGCCCAAGCGTCGGCCGACGGCACGCTCGACTTATCCAATGCTGATCGCCTCGCTTTGGCATCTATTGCGCGCGGAGCCTGTGCTGCGGCGCCGAGCGCTCACGGCGGGCTTGACCATGGCCGCATTCAGCCTATTCTGGACTGCTGTCGCACTCAGGCTGATGCAACCGCCGTTCGAACTCGACCAAGGTGAAATCGCTTTGTTCGCACTCGTCGGCGCGGTCGGCGCCGCGGCGACGCCGCTTGTCGGACGAGCGGGCGATCTCGGCTGGACGCAATCGGGAACGATCGCATCCCATCTCCTGATAGTGGTGGCCTTCGCGCTTGCGGGATGGGCCGGGTCGTCGCATGCCGAGCCGCCGCTCCTGTCCCTTCTTCTCATGGGTGCGGGTGCGGTTTTGCTCGATATCGGCGTCATCGGTGACCACAACCTCGGCCGCCGGGTCATCAATCTTCTCCAGCCGGAGGCGCTCGGCCGGCTCAACGGCCTTTTCGTGGGTCTTTTCTTCCTCGGCGGGGCGGCTGGCGCGGCCACTGCGGGAATCGCCTGGGCTTGGGGCGGATGGATAGCGGTTTGCCTTATCGGCGCTGTGTGCGGAATCGCCGCCTTGCTTGTCGACTGGACCGGCGAAGCCATATGAGCGAGCTTTTTACGCTCCGCAGTCAAGTTGGAACCATCTTATCCCTCAACACAATAGAATCAGATATTGCGCTGTTGTCGTCTTCATGGATGGCGAATGTGCCCAGCTGTTTACGTGCCTTCGCGACTTACGCTGCGTTAATCCGACCAGGAGGTTGGTGCCAGAAGTAGGTCGGGCTGCGCCCGACGATCGTAAACTGGCATCGGGCGCAGCCCGACCTACTTCACGATATTGATACCTTTCTATTATTGTGCTACCAAAATCAATCCGTCGTTTCCATTAGAATTAATTCTAATGGAAACCTCCGTTAATCCGTTCACCTCGATTGTCCAGGCCATCGGATTCTCGACAGTAATACGCGAACCGCGCCGCGTGATACTCGATAATCAATTAAATCACTTTACCTTTCTTGCATTTTTCTTTTGTGCGAAACCCAGCCATAGTTTATTTTCCTTATCCAGTATCAGCAATTCCTTCTTTCTCAAGTCTGAAAGATCTCGTTGTTTCGTTTTCTCGCTGCGCTTCAAATACAGGGCAACATACCATGGAGCGACGCGTACCGCGTCAAGCCTTGTTGGTCCATTTTTCAGCACCTGGAGGTGAACATCGACGTACTGCCGGCTGATCTTCCAGCCCTTCGCAAACCATCTTCTCTTACGTTACACTGCTACACATCAAATCGGCGAAATGGAGGAGGTACAAGATGGGTTTGCTCATCAAAGGTAAATGGGTGGACGAATGGTACGACACCAAATCGACGGGTGGCAGTTTTGTTCGCACGAATGCCCAGTTTCGCAACTGGATCACGCCGGATGGCAGTCCCGGCCCAAGTGGTGAGGGCGGATTTCCCGCCGAGGCGGGCCGCTACCACCTCTATATTTCGCTGGCCTGTCCATGGGCGCATCGCACACTGATTTTTCGCGCGCTGAAAGGCTTGGGCGACGCGATAAGCATCTCCATAGTCAATCCATACATGGGTGATCACGGCTGGACGTTCGAGCAGGCTCCCGGCGTGGTGCCTGATCCGGTCGGCAATGCGCGCCATCTTTATGAAGTCTACCTGCGCGCCGATCCGGAATATAGCGGCAGGGTGACTGTGCCGGTGCTGTGGGATTTGCAGCGGAACACTATCGTCAACAACGAATCAGGCGAGATTATCCGCATGCTGAATTCGCCTTTGATGGCGTTGGCGCCATAAGAGAAGATTTTGCGCCGGCAGCGCTGTTGACGCAAATCGACGAGACTAACGGCCGCGTCTATCACGATGTCAACAATGGGGTTTATAAGGCCGGCTTTGCCACCGATCAGCAGGTCTACGAGAATGCCGTCGGGGTTTTATTCGCATGCCTGGACGACCTCGATCAGCGTCTGTCACATCAGCGCTATCTTGTGGGCGGTCGCCTCACGGAAGCCGACTGGCGGCTTTTCACCACGCTGATTCGCTTCGATTCGGTCTACCATGGCCACTTTAAATGTAATCTCAGGCGCCTGACGGATTATCCGAATCTCTGGGGTTTCACCCGCGAGCTATACCAGTGGCCCAACATTGCAGA
Coding sequences within it:
- the pelF gene encoding GT4 family glycosyltransferase PelF yields the protein MNDIVRAKAAGTSAGAGSVADPVADIALLLEGTYPYVRGGVSSWVHQIITGLPEIKFAVIFIGGERKMYGPAQYQFPPNVTHVETHYLLHQDKPLKPNARKGDRRAFSEMDELHAHMRQSSTMPVEKMTKAFSRLGSAGGISHEDFLYSEASWDYITRQYRERCTEPSFVAYFWAIRAMHAPLFVLADIAAGLPPVRAVHAISTGYAGLLGAMIRLRRNIPFVLTEHGIYTKERKIDLAQATWIQDHNDDVCNTLHDEMGYIRGLWIRFYEQIGRMAYAQASPIVSLYEGNRLRQIADGAAAEKTLVITNGIDLQRYRVAFEKRPEKIPPVLGLIGRVVPIKDIKTFIRTLRMLVNERPDAEGWIAGPEDEDPSYVNECKELASSLGLQNHIRFMGFQNVLEILPQLGLMVLTSISEALPLVVLEAFASGVPCIATDVGSCRELIEGNSEEDRALGAAGSVVFIADPEGTAKAALELLNDTARWHAAQQAGLERVKRYYDDKLMFSSYRNLYVKALDSVTDSAKPVKVA
- a CDS encoding MFS transporter codes for the protein MPITPRETAVHPSTRGEILLTGPLTALFATSVGVIVTNLYAPQTLIGLIGPSLGLTDASGGLVSMATLLGYAVGLFLLVPLADLLENRKLIVRMLGCAAISAIATAFAPNATLLLAILFILGAACSAIHILVPVAASMVPPEQRGRVIGDVMGGLMIGIVLSRPLASVITDAFGWRVFYGVSAFALAMLTFTLAARLPKRRPTARSTYPMLIASLWHLLRAEPVLRRRALTAGLTMAAFSLFWTAVALRLMQPPFELDQGEIALFALVGAVGAAATPLVGRAGDLGWTQSGTIASHLLIVVAFALAGWAGSSHAEPPLLSLLLMGAGAVLLDIGVIGDHNLGRRVINLLQPEALGRLNGLFVGLFFLGGAAGAATAGIAWAWGGWIAVCLIGAVCGIAALLVDWTGEAI
- a CDS encoding glutathione S-transferase C-terminal domain-containing protein; amino-acid sequence: MTQIDETNGRVYHDVNNGVYKAGFATDQQVYENAVGVLFACLDDLDQRLSHQRYLVGGRLTEADWRLFTTLIRFDSVYHGHFKCNLRRLTDYPNLWGFTRELYQWPNIAETVNMQHIKAHYYRSHPTINPNGIVPAGPILDFDQPHDRARLSDSDRSLSSLD
- the pelG gene encoding exopolysaccharide Pel transporter PelG — protein: MGGIGLEIRKMLERDSYWSVLRAYGYAGLVSGGPWVLSILSIMMIGILAVALGVAQREVNAFQICVTYLMATSLIWTGGMQLMFTRFVADRAYASAQAEVLPNLFGVLSITMVGGFLWAAPAIFWFFTGPFFQNLLLLSNFVVLSGAWITLIFLSGMKAYRRIVQTLGKGYLLGIAVALAASPWELNGLLLGVLTGHAYLLFSFLHHIVREYPGSTLLKFDFLNQRRSFYSLFAVGTLYYLAVWVDKFIFWFVPHTSEAVIGPLRASIIYDLPIFLAYLFILPGMAVFLVSMEADFAQQHERFYRAVREGDTLMHIEYRRDRMVYAARQGIYEIFKVQGLTVVLCLLWGRELLHAVGISPLYIHLFYIDVVAVSVQVLLMAILNVLFYLDARREVLIITACFFITNLLFTFATLHLGAETFGYGFAASVTLSAFLSLFILSHKFNRLEYETFMLQN
- a CDS encoding tetratricopeptide repeat protein — translated: MSVETQRESLLNAPALMFLSAVLLIAFWVLFPRQPAFRDPANLSAKDALSVAYLRVLVQSDPGNAPLRLSFVQVLTEAGMTDEAVLAIDPLRHAPESNLTYEIRMAELKLSLQQLYRHPAKDVEASLRSRIAELIPSLLRISHNDDELDQVVVLAEQFGEPSVLAEIFEQLPVRRNESGERKARWLVFAAKQRIAANQPRLAARNLCKAFVIERISAKKKEIARSCLRAYLQAGIDREALKAAVQVLNGGTSGPDSVKGDAELLLLGANIAEPLEDREHALAWLKKSSELLPGDLALAERVIRLQISMGLLGESLSRAAVLRSSLVLGSDRHRLLAHIYDWNGQPDDALALWLSFALRKADNEAETRAFALAQAKPDYDALVKLLEAAMSRRRLTADEAAAYVKAGLSIAQPSHVEQQLRRHAERFDNPPPTMKALADLLILQGKPRAALKVYEEMPDTRDGQQQLALARVYEEAGETQKSFDLLLHGIKSPDPAYAEAYWLLLARVSTQLGQDTHASKAYEKALALRPNDVEILDHLQRLAVRHRDDKKSEQLARYGWDRLRRIEDLQRLMRFSWKRKNLEELDHWLSLAESLPSVAQAPDYWYFRSMRKMASGDRDAARQSLRELLRLRGPDPEVTEAMIWLLLSDKKVDQVLLEAIVRPYRNPSGNQSVVNPPLTEALAAAEQILGKPVQAAARYLGSLETRPRDFLWTLILADNMEWSGCLANANQVRFSTLQMFASQRFAQTAVEYPPRLAEYFRGLKDPLAQSGNADNLEKWQSMRERWGFTKTLDNARYFALRRERERLQTPAWEAFADAVKNKDHPAVSAQLSAISTHLEQQPGGPSSPKILPLSIDDVDRANRWLAGEAAPNQSSLNTELEVCRETLAKIRELQMTPSPDKEPAKP